The following coding sequences lie in one Patescibacteria group bacterium genomic window:
- the dnaX gene encoding DNA polymerase III subunit gamma/tau has protein sequence MTETIYRKYRPSTFAEVIGQDHVKTIIEQEIINNKLTHAYLFCGTRGVGKTTMARLLAKSINCETRKNNLAEPCNKCQSCLEINKGRSLDLIEIDAASNRRIDDIREVRDKVPYGPARSKYKVVIIDEVHMLTNEAFNALLKTLEEPPAHVIFILATTEPHKLPETILSRCQRFDFHRLAVANLMIRLKKLAAAEKVDIAEDVLREVAHLANGSTRDAESYLGKLLSLNEATITYAQAGLVLPRADAAIALGFIGHLVNNSSAQAIAELNDFLLAGGDLGYFYSQVLELLRKLLLYKLGGNLTDYSSLQLKEEQEKELAQWALKISQNALQRMMVIWLEVDNLRKQSQSFQIPLELAVINICQNEESITKPSSKINPPAAKTNQPLEAVKPILAPVVEPAEPQQPKLGAKTLSAELTLEKINQDWAEVINKLRDLNHSLSFILSIAKPFKLVGNELTISFQYKLHQERVRDKKIRQQVEDVLSQVIGGTILVKTEMEEVTKGKSGDLLSNVLSTFGGELV, from the coding sequence ATGACTGAAACAATTTACCGTAAATATCGTCCCAGCACCTTTGCCGAAGTTATTGGGCAGGATCATGTAAAAACTATTATTGAACAGGAAATTATTAATAATAAGCTAACCCATGCTTATTTATTTTGTGGTACCAGGGGAGTTGGCAAAACCACTATGGCCAGACTTTTAGCTAAATCGATTAATTGTGAAACCAGAAAAAATAATCTGGCCGAGCCCTGCAATAAGTGTCAGTCTTGTTTGGAAATAAATAAGGGGCGTTCTTTGGATTTAATCGAGATTGACGCGGCTTCTAACAGGCGTATAGACGACATTCGGGAAGTTAGAGATAAGGTGCCTTATGGTCCGGCCCGGTCTAAATATAAAGTGGTTATAATTGACGAGGTGCATATGTTAACTAACGAAGCTTTTAATGCTTTGTTAAAAACTTTGGAAGAACCGCCAGCCCACGTTATTTTTATTTTGGCCACCACCGAGCCGCATAAATTACCCGAAACAATTTTATCCCGTTGCCAAAGGTTTGATTTTCATCGTTTAGCCGTGGCTAACCTGATGATTCGTTTAAAAAAATTAGCCGCTGCCGAAAAGGTGGATATAGCCGAGGATGTTTTGCGCGAAGTGGCTCATTTAGCCAATGGTTCTACGCGGGATGCCGAAAGTTATTTAGGTAAACTGTTAAGCTTAAACGAAGCCACTATTACTTATGCTCAAGCCGGTTTGGTTTTACCCAGGGCCGACGCGGCTATTGCTTTGGGCTTTATTGGTCATTTAGTCAATAATTCGTCAGCTCAGGCTATTGCTGAATTAAATGATTTTTTATTAGCTGGCGGAGATTTAGGTTATTTTTATAGCCAGGTTTTGGAATTATTGCGTAAATTACTTCTTTATAAATTAGGTGGCAATTTAACAGATTATTCTTCCTTGCAACTAAAAGAGGAGCAAGAAAAAGAACTGGCTCAGTGGGCTTTAAAGATAAGCCAAAATGCTTTGCAAAGGATGATGGTTATTTGGCTGGAAGTGGATAATTTAAGAAAACAATCGCAGTCTTTTCAAATTCCTTTGGAATTGGCAGTTATAAATATTTGCCAGAACGAAGAAAGTATTACCAAGCCATCTAGCAAGATTAATCCGCCAGCGGCTAAGACTAACCAGCCTCTAGAAGCGGTTAAACCTATTCTGGCGCCAGTAGTGGAACCAGCCGAGCCACAACAGCCTAAATTAGGGGCCAAAACACTTTCAGCTGAATTAACCTTGGAAAAAATAAACCAAGACTGGGCCGAGGTAATAAATAAATTACGGGACCTTAATCATTCATTATCTTTTATTCTTAGTATTGCCAAACCGTTTAAATTGGTTGGTAATGAATTAACTATTAGTTTTCAATATAAATTGCATCAGGAAAGAGTGCGAGATAAAAAAATAAGACAGCAGGTAGAAGATGTTTTAAGCCAGGTTATCGGCGGAACTATTTTGGTTAAGACTGAAATGGAAGAAGTTACTAAGGGAAAAAGCGGGGATTTGCTTAGTAATGTTTTAAGCACTTTTGGCGGTGAGTTAGTCTAA
- a CDS encoding type IV secretion system DNA-binding domain-containing protein yields MLVGFLFQYHLGNSDLADALASDLSQETSWLWPVVGIILALVFLLFFLRFLFNRLSALRASLDMVLLLVLLPREIGSPTDKDHKTNQTPETIEDQMGVAEVLWSALGGLKPQSRLKRWFMGGRDHLSFEMVYQGGLTSFYVAVPKKLRIFLEQQIQSSYPYAILEEVADYNIFSARGVTAAARLRLSRSPAFPIKTYKQFDSDTLNGLTNGLAKIPADSAAAVQLVVRSAHKSWRRRGVWLASQMQQGKSLVEAAGLSWGLRVIQGLGDFFSTVKKNKAKVTGQENYRLSPLEEEMVKGLEQKAAKAGLDVVIRLVVAAPNRQTAESGLHSLVNSFAQFNFYQYGNSFKARRPLNLNRFLYKFIHRVFDNRFRMVLNTEELTSLYHFPLPNSEAPNIRWLTSRKAPPPNNMLADGVVLGTSEYRGTKTEIKLSREDRARHFYVCGKSGTGKSVLIENMAVQDAANGEGLCVIDPHGDLVEAILGRLPAHRLKDVILFDPTDSERPQGLNLLEYDPKYPEQKSFVINEMIKILDKLYDLKQTGGPMFEQYMRNAMLLIMEDPESGSTLMEIPRVLADADYRRAKLAKVKNPVVYDFWVKEAQKAGGEAALANMVPYITSKLTQFVANDLMRPIIGQQTSAFNLRQVMDERKILLVKLSKGKLGDTNAYLLGLVMVGKILMAALSRTDVPKEQRPDFYLYIDEFQNFITDSIATILSEARKYRLNLIIAHQYIGQLVKHNDTSIRDAVFGNVGTIVSFRVGVEDSEFLAKEFSPVFTTYDLINLELYNAYAKLLINNIPSRPFNFKTLAPPPADLTIANRLKEESRQKYGKPRQEVEQEIINRVKASTEVV; encoded by the coding sequence ATGCTAGTCGGTTTTTTATTTCAATATCATTTGGGAAATTCTGATTTAGCCGATGCCTTAGCCAGCGATTTAAGCCAGGAAACCTCTTGGTTGTGGCCAGTGGTGGGGATTATTTTGGCTTTAGTGTTTTTGTTGTTTTTTTTACGTTTTTTATTTAATAGACTAAGTGCCTTACGAGCCAGTTTAGATATGGTTTTATTGTTGGTCTTGTTACCCAGAGAAATCGGCTCGCCAACAGATAAGGACCATAAAACCAACCAGACTCCAGAAACTATAGAGGATCAAATGGGTGTGGCCGAAGTTCTGTGGTCGGCTTTAGGCGGTTTAAAGCCACAATCCAGATTAAAACGTTGGTTTATGGGCGGACGGGACCATTTATCTTTTGAAATGGTTTATCAGGGCGGTTTAACTTCTTTTTATGTGGCCGTGCCTAAAAAATTAAGAATTTTTTTGGAACAACAAATTCAATCCAGTTATCCTTATGCTATTTTGGAAGAAGTTGCTGACTATAATATTTTTTCTGCTCGCGGAGTAACTGCGGCAGCACGCCTTAGGCTTAGTCGTTCGCCGGCTTTTCCCATAAAAACTTATAAACAGTTTGATAGTGATACTTTAAACGGATTAACTAACGGTTTAGCTAAAATACCAGCTGATTCAGCGGCTGCTGTGCAGTTGGTTGTTCGGTCGGCTCATAAAAGTTGGCGTCGGCGCGGTGTGTGGCTGGCTTCGCAAATGCAACAAGGTAAAAGTTTAGTGGAAGCGGCTGGTTTAAGTTGGGGACTACGGGTTATTCAAGGTTTGGGTGATTTTTTTAGCACCGTAAAGAAAAATAAAGCTAAAGTTACCGGTCAGGAAAATTATCGCCTGTCACCTCTGGAAGAGGAGATGGTTAAAGGTTTGGAACAAAAAGCCGCTAAAGCCGGTTTGGATGTGGTAATTCGTTTAGTGGTAGCGGCGCCCAATCGCCAAACAGCGGAGAGTGGTTTACATAGTTTAGTAAATTCTTTTGCCCAATTTAATTTTTATCAATATGGTAATAGTTTTAAAGCTCGTCGGCCATTAAATTTAAATCGTTTTCTTTATAAGTTTATACATCGGGTTTTTGATAACAGATTTAGAATGGTTTTAAATACCGAAGAGCTTACTTCGCTTTATCATTTTCCTTTACCTAATAGCGAAGCACCCAATATACGCTGGTTAACTTCGCGTAAGGCCCCACCGCCCAATAATATGTTGGCCGATGGTGTGGTTTTAGGCACCAGTGAATATCGGGGAACAAAAACGGAAATTAAATTAAGTCGGGAGGATCGGGCCAGACATTTTTATGTTTGTGGAAAATCCGGTACAGGCAAAAGTGTCTTAATTGAAAATATGGCAGTGCAAGACGCGGCTAATGGTGAAGGTTTGTGCGTTATTGATCCACATGGCGATTTGGTAGAGGCTATTTTAGGCCGTTTGCCAGCCCACCGGTTAAAAGATGTTATTTTGTTTGACCCGACTGATAGCGAGCGGCCACAAGGTTTGAATCTTTTGGAATACGACCCAAAATATCCGGAACAAAAAAGTTTTGTTATTAACGAAATGATTAAAATATTGGATAAGCTTTACGACCTTAAACAAACCGGTGGTCCGATGTTTGAGCAGTACATGCGCAACGCCATGTTGCTTATTATGGAAGATCCGGAATCTGGTTCCACTTTAATGGAAATACCTCGAGTGTTAGCTGATGCCGATTATCGCCGAGCTAAATTAGCTAAAGTAAAAAACCCTGTAGTCTATGATTTTTGGGTAAAAGAAGCGCAAAAAGCCGGCGGTGAAGCGGCTTTGGCCAATATGGTGCCTTATATTACTTCTAAACTTACACAATTCGTAGCTAACGATTTAATGAGGCCGATTATTGGCCAACAAACCAGTGCTTTTAATTTACGGCAAGTAATGGATGAAAGAAAAATTCTTTTAGTTAAACTAAGTAAAGGTAAATTAGGCGATACCAATGCTTATTTATTAGGGTTGGTTATGGTGGGCAAAATTTTAATGGCCGCTTTATCTAGAACCGATGTGCCCAAAGAACAGCGACCGGATTTTTATTTGTACATAGACGAGTTTCAAAATTTTATAACTGATTCTATAGCCACTATTTTATCTGAGGCTAGAAAATATCGCCTTAATTTAATAATCGCGCACCAATATATTGGCCAATTGGTTAAACATAACGATACTTCCATTCGCGATGCTGTTTTTGGCAACGTTGGCACCATTGTTAGTTTTAGGGTGGGTGTGGAAGACTCCGAGTTTTTGGCTAAAGAATTTTCTCCGGTTTTTACCACTTATGATTTAATTAACTTGGAGCTTTATAATGCTTACGCTAAGTTGTTAATAAACAATATACCGTCTAGGCCTTTTAATTTTAAAACTTTAGCGCCACCGCCCGCCGATTTAACTATAGCTAATCGCTTAAAGGAAGAATCCCGACAAAAATATGGTAAGCCGCGGCAGGAAGTGGAACAAGAAATAATTAATCGGGTTAAGGCTAGCACCGAAGTTGTTTAG
- a CDS encoding cation:proton antiporter has protein sequence MQNLFTDVSFIVIGASVLGLLAHFIKQPAILAYVAVGIILGPFGFELIKEPEFIHTLSTFGIALLLFMVGLELDLRKLGEIGKVSLFLGVGQVLFTAAIGFFLATLFGNGLIPSAYIAVALTFSSTIIIVKLLSEKKAVDSLYGRIAIGMLLVQDVMAIIALIILSGFNNGQGPSLVNFIFIAGKGLALLAVVMLAYRFLVEKLFRWLAGSGELLLLSGIAWCFALAILSVWLGFSVEIGAFIAGLSLASLPYHLEMVGRVRPLRDFFITIFFVGLGSQLVFSAASSLWLPIIALSLFVLIGNPIIVMVIMGLMGYRKRTAFLVGLTVAQISEFSLILMSLGEKLGHLSIEQVSLVTIIGVITITLSSYFITYDEKLYRFLKPILRIFEKNKTNEPVDLSTGPLTNHTVVFGYHRLGEKIVATLKKLNQEILVIDFDPEVIKKTAPEKVSFIYGDMADLDILEKARIDQAKMIISTVPDVNDNLLLIKDMKKQQATAPVYLTANNWPDTKTLYEAGADYVIFPHHLSGEHFSLMLQNQLVNKNRFLVDKTKHLKELEIHYSARQRN, from the coding sequence ATGCAAAATTTGTTCACTGACGTTAGCTTTATTGTTATTGGTGCCTCAGTTTTAGGTTTACTGGCCCACTTTATTAAACAACCAGCTATTTTAGCTTATGTGGCTGTAGGTATTATACTGGGTCCTTTTGGTTTTGAGCTTATTAAAGAGCCTGAATTCATACATACTCTATCTACCTTTGGCATTGCCCTATTGCTTTTTATGGTCGGTTTAGAATTGGATTTAAGAAAACTGGGGGAAATTGGCAAAGTATCTTTATTCTTAGGCGTGGGCCAGGTTTTATTCACAGCGGCCATTGGCTTTTTTTTAGCCACCTTATTCGGCAACGGCCTTATTCCTTCAGCCTACATAGCAGTAGCTTTAACTTTTTCCAGCACCATAATAATCGTTAAATTGTTATCGGAAAAAAAAGCGGTTGATTCTTTATACGGCCGTATAGCCATTGGTATGCTTTTGGTACAAGATGTTATGGCTATTATTGCTTTAATTATTTTGTCTGGCTTTAACAACGGCCAAGGGCCTTCTTTGGTAAATTTTATATTCATCGCTGGTAAGGGCCTAGCTTTGTTAGCTGTTGTTATGTTAGCCTATCGTTTTTTGGTAGAAAAATTATTCCGGTGGCTAGCGGGTTCGGGTGAGTTGTTACTGTTGTCGGGCATTGCCTGGTGTTTTGCCCTGGCTATCTTATCCGTTTGGTTGGGTTTTTCTGTGGAAATAGGCGCTTTTATTGCTGGCCTATCTTTAGCCTCCTTACCCTACCATTTAGAAATGGTCGGCCGGGTACGCCCCTTGCGCGATTTTTTTATTACCATATTCTTTGTTGGTCTGGGCAGTCAATTAGTATTTAGCGCCGCCTCTTCGTTATGGCTTCCTATAATCGCCTTGTCTTTATTTGTACTCATAGGCAACCCCATTATTGTTATGGTTATTATGGGTTTAATGGGTTATCGCAAAAGAACCGCCTTTTTAGTTGGTTTAACAGTTGCCCAAATTAGTGAATTCTCTTTAATCTTAATGAGTCTGGGTGAAAAATTGGGCCATTTATCCATTGAACAAGTTTCTTTAGTAACCATTATTGGAGTAATAACCATTACTCTGTCCTCTTATTTTATTACCTATGACGAAAAACTGTACCGCTTCTTAAAACCTATTTTGCGAATATTTGAAAAAAACAAAACTAACGAACCTGTTGATTTATCAACCGGGCCTTTAACCAACCATACTGTGGTGTTTGGTTATCATCGTTTAGGCGAAAAAATCGTAGCCACCCTTAAAAAACTTAACCAGGAAATTTTGGTTATAGATTTTGATCCTGAAGTTATAAAAAAAACAGCTCCTGAAAAAGTTAGTTTTATTTATGGCGATATGGCCGACTTGGATATTTTGGAAAAAGCCCGCATTGACCAGGCTAAAATGATAATTTCTACAGTACCCGATGTCAACGACAACCTGCTACTTATTAAAGATATGAAAAAACAGCAAGCTACAGCCCCGGTGTATTTAACAGCTAATAACTGGCCCGACACCAAAACTTTATACGAAGCAGGCGCCGATTATGTTATCTTTCCTCATCATTTATCCGGTGAACACTTTAGTTTAATGCTACAAAATCAACTGGTAAATAAAAATCGTTTTTTGGTAGATAAAACTAAACACTTAAAAGAACTGGAAATACATTACTCTGCCAGACAAAGAAACTAG
- the cysS gene encoding cysteine--tRNA ligase has protein sequence MSLYLYNTLTRKKTEFKPLTKGKVGLYTCGPTVYAPAHIGNLRTYIFEDVLKRTLLFNDFKVKHVMNITDVGHLTSDADDGEDKMEKGSRTSGQTVWQLAEQYTNLFKQNLKDLNILEPTIWCQATDHIKEQIQLIKQLEDKGFTYKTSDGLYYDTSKFSHYHELARLNLSGQKQGTRLVINKEKKNPTDFALWKFSSQKQQRQMEWPSPWGVGFPGWHIECSAMSMKYLGKTFDIHCGGIDHIPVHHTNEIAQSQAATNKPPANWWLHGEFLVINEQRMGKSEGNLLTLTTLIERNISPLAYRYFTYSAHYRSQLNLSFTALESAQKTLNNLQAKVAMLKGKPAVGCAEFEKKFQEAVNDDLNMPQALAIVWQMLKSDLPDKAKRKSINLFDTILGLGLKDIETISIPKQIDKLIAERETARQQKNWPRADDLREVIKNQGFYLEDTEAGPVVKLNK, from the coding sequence ATGTCTTTATATCTCTACAATACTTTAACCCGAAAAAAAACAGAATTTAAACCACTTACTAAAGGTAAGGTGGGTTTATATACTTGCGGACCGACAGTTTATGCACCAGCTCATATTGGTAATCTGCGTACTTATATTTTTGAAGATGTTCTAAAAAGAACTCTGTTATTTAACGACTTCAAGGTAAAACACGTTATGAACATAACCGATGTTGGCCACCTAACTAGCGATGCCGACGATGGCGAAGACAAAATGGAAAAAGGCTCGCGCACCTCTGGCCAAACTGTCTGGCAATTAGCCGAACAATACACTAATCTTTTTAAACAAAATCTTAAAGACCTAAATATTTTAGAACCAACTATTTGGTGCCAGGCTACCGACCACATAAAAGAACAAATCCAGTTGATAAAACAATTAGAAGATAAAGGTTTTACTTATAAAACATCAGACGGCTTGTATTATGATACTAGTAAATTTTCTCATTATCACGAATTAGCTCGTCTTAATTTATCTGGCCAAAAACAAGGCACCCGCCTAGTTATTAATAAAGAAAAAAAGAACCCGACTGATTTTGCCTTGTGGAAATTTTCATCCCAAAAACAACAAAGACAAATGGAGTGGCCCAGCCCTTGGGGAGTTGGGTTTCCGGGTTGGCATATTGAATGCTCGGCTATGAGTATGAAGTATCTGGGTAAAACTTTTGATATCCACTGTGGTGGCATAGACCACATACCAGTCCACCACACTAATGAAATTGCCCAATCCCAAGCCGCGACTAATAAACCGCCGGCTAATTGGTGGCTGCATGGTGAATTTTTGGTAATTAATGAACAGCGTATGGGTAAATCTGAAGGCAACCTATTAACATTGACTACTTTAATTGAACGGAATATTTCTCCCCTAGCTTATCGCTATTTTACTTATTCGGCTCATTATCGCAGTCAACTTAATTTATCGTTTACCGCCTTAGAATCGGCTCAAAAAACCTTAAACAATCTACAAGCTAAAGTAGCTATGCTAAAAGGTAAACCGGCTGTCGGCTGTGCCGAGTTTGAAAAAAAATTCCAAGAGGCTGTAAATGATGATCTAAACATGCCCCAAGCACTGGCTATAGTTTGGCAAATGCTTAAAAGCGATTTACCGGATAAAGCCAAAAGAAAATCCATTAATTTGTTTGATACCATACTAGGTTTGGGCTTAAAAGACATAGAAACTATTAGCATTCCCAAACAAATAGACAAATTAATAGCTGAAAGAGAAACCGCTCGCCAACAAAAAAATTGGCCTAGGGCCGATGATCTAAGAGAAGTTATAAAAAACCAAGGTTTTTACTTAGAAGATACCGAAGCTGGCCCCGTAGTTAAATTAAATAAATAA
- a CDS encoding tRNA-dihydrouridine synthase codes for MVNFWQNLPKPFLALAPMAGVTDTAFRQMCKLYGADVIYTEFASADALIYENKKTKEFLSFTDSERPVVCQIFGREPNKFYKAAAILEQMGFDGLDINFGCPAYKVVKNGGGVSLMRNLKLYQEIVQATCEGSNLPVSIKIRASIKKGQDTKDKITAGGQGNDSDSTACLNNSITAVDLVSQIKHLPVSAIMLHARSFEQPFDGQPKLEILEQVRQIWPGLLIANGGLITPEIAIETLKQTKVDGLGIARGAWGKPWLFKQIKDYLATNTYHTPLWPEIKQIMLQHAKLALQTKGEHGLIELRKHLSWYVKGFTNASDIRSQLVQIKTLDDVKKILKAS; via the coding sequence ATGGTAAATTTTTGGCAAAACCTGCCTAAACCCTTTTTGGCTCTAGCGCCCATGGCCGGCGTAACCGACACGGCTTTTAGACAAATGTGTAAATTATACGGCGCTGATGTTATATATACCGAATTTGCCTCGGCCGATGCTTTAATTTACGAAAATAAAAAAACCAAGGAATTTTTATCGTTTACTGATTCGGAGCGACCAGTGGTTTGCCAAATTTTTGGCCGAGAACCTAACAAATTTTATAAAGCCGCCGCTATTTTAGAACAAATGGGCTTTGATGGTTTAGATATAAATTTCGGCTGTCCGGCCTATAAGGTAGTAAAAAACGGCGGCGGTGTTAGCCTGATGCGCAATTTAAAGCTTTACCAAGAAATTGTTCAAGCAACTTGTGAAGGCTCTAACTTACCAGTTTCTATAAAAATAAGAGCTAGTATAAAAAAAGGGCAAGACACTAAAGATAAAATAACCGCCGGCGGACAAGGAAACGACAGTGATTCTACAGCCTGCTTAAACAATTCCATAACAGCCGTAGATTTAGTTTCCCAAATTAAACACCTACCCGTTAGCGCCATAATGCTCCATGCCCGGTCTTTTGAACAACCTTTTGACGGACAACCCAAACTGGAAATTTTAGAGCAAGTTCGGCAAATTTGGCCGGGTTTATTAATTGCCAATGGCGGCCTAATAACACCAGAAATCGCCATAGAAACACTTAAACAAACTAAAGTAGACGGCTTAGGAATAGCCCGAGGCGCTTGGGGTAAACCTTGGCTGTTCAAACAAATTAAAGATTATCTGGCAACTAATACCTACCATACCCCTCTGTGGCCAGAAATTAAACAAATTATGCTCCAACATGCTAAATTGGCCTTACAAACTAAAGGAGAGCACGGCTTAATTGAACTTAGAAAACATTTAAGCTGGTATGTTAAAGGCTTTACCAACGCCTCAGACATCCGCTCTCAATTAGTACAAATTAAAACCTTAGACGATGTTAAAAAAATTTTAAAGGCTAGTTAA
- the dnaJ gene encoding molecular chaperone DnaJ: protein MSTDYYNILGVKKDASAEEIKKAYRKLAHQHHPDKNGGTDNKFKEVNEAYQVLGNAEKRKQYDQFGANFNQAGSGPGGFNWQDFQRGYSNQGGANANFDFGDLGDIFGDIFGGGGRSSRRAGPRRGSDVEFVTAVDFKEAVFGASKTLRFEKAIVCNNCQGSGGEPGAKVTTCVTCGGRGQVEQIQRTFLGAMRSVGVCPNCAGEGKSVSQKCKKCDGQGAVMGVRELKVKIPAGINDGQGIRLAGEGEPGIKGGVAGDLLLTIQVRPDKVFNRRGYDLLTRQQISFTLAALGGKATVVTLDGDIKLKIPAGTQSGQVFKVPSKGVPHVRGKNRGDLLVTVQIQTPDKLSKKAKESLKNLPELNGEDIDNSGWF from the coding sequence ATGTCCACAGATTATTATAATATATTAGGCGTAAAAAAAGACGCCTCAGCCGAAGAGATTAAAAAAGCTTATCGTAAGTTAGCGCACCAACACCATCCAGACAAAAACGGTGGCACAGATAATAAGTTTAAAGAAGTTAATGAAGCTTATCAGGTGTTAGGTAATGCCGAAAAGCGAAAGCAATACGATCAATTTGGCGCCAACTTTAATCAAGCTGGTTCGGGACCTGGCGGTTTTAACTGGCAGGATTTTCAACGTGGTTATAGTAATCAAGGTGGCGCTAATGCCAATTTTGATTTTGGAGATTTAGGCGATATCTTTGGTGATATCTTTGGCGGCGGCGGTCGTTCTAGCAGACGGGCCGGGCCTAGGCGCGGTAGTGATGTGGAATTTGTAACAGCTGTGGATTTTAAAGAAGCTGTTTTTGGCGCGTCTAAAACTTTGCGTTTTGAAAAAGCCATAGTATGTAACAATTGCCAAGGTTCTGGCGGGGAACCAGGAGCCAAAGTAACAACTTGCGTCACTTGTGGCGGCCGGGGCCAAGTAGAACAAATTCAACGCACTTTTTTGGGTGCTATGCGTAGCGTGGGTGTTTGTCCTAATTGTGCGGGTGAAGGCAAAAGCGTTAGCCAAAAATGTAAAAAATGTGATGGCCAAGGAGCGGTTATGGGAGTGCGAGAGTTAAAAGTAAAAATTCCAGCTGGTATTAATGATGGGCAAGGTATTAGATTAGCTGGCGAAGGCGAGCCGGGAATTAAAGGCGGTGTAGCTGGCGATTTATTACTTACTATTCAAGTACGACCGGACAAGGTATTTAACCGCCGCGGTTATGATTTACTAACCAGACAACAAATAAGTTTTACTCTAGCAGCTTTAGGTGGTAAAGCTACAGTAGTTACTTTAGATGGTGATATTAAGTTAAAAATTCCAGCTGGTACGCAAAGCGGGCAAGTATTTAAAGTGCCAAGTAAAGGCGTGCCACATGTTCGGGGTAAAAATAGGGGAGATTTACTGGTTACTGTGCAAATACAAACTCCGGATAAATTAAGCAAAAAAGCTAAAGAATCTTTAAAAAATTTACCCGAGCTTAATGGTGAGGATATTGACAATAGTGGTTGGTTTTGA
- a CDS encoding DUF3467 domain-containing protein, which produces MSEAQPQQIQVKITDEVLKGVYANMAQIAHTKEEFVIDFLNLMPPQGIVAARVYLNPAHAKRLAAALTENIKKHEEQFGKIESTGHNAPEIGFKTE; this is translated from the coding sequence ATGTCAGAAGCACAACCCCAACAAATTCAAGTTAAAATAACCGACGAAGTATTAAAAGGCGTTTATGCCAATATGGCGCAAATTGCTCATACTAAAGAAGAATTCGTGATTGATTTTCTTAATCTTATGCCGCCTCAGGGTATTGTGGCAGCTCGAGTGTACCTGAATCCGGCTCATGCCAAACGTTTGGCTGCAGCTTTAACAGAAAATATAAAAAAGCATGAAGAGCAGTTTGGTAAAATAGAATCTACTGGACACAATGCTCCAGAAATTGGTTTTAAAACTGAGTAA